Proteins from a single region of Hymenobacter aquaticus:
- a CDS encoding ferritin-like domain-containing protein, whose protein sequence is MAIITGETARAYNDLVEINKTAAKGYQEAAEGVSSPDLKSKLSELSQQRAQFASQLSQQAQQIGINTEDGNTLEGVVADAAAAVHRGWINIKSAITGQDDSAILGECETGDATALSAYETALKSQEIPAQARTVIEKQHSEILSAKNWVTQQKGSR, encoded by the coding sequence ATGGCAATTATCACCGGAGAAACCGCCCGCGCTTATAACGACCTCGTAGAAATCAACAAAACGGCCGCCAAGGGCTACCAGGAAGCCGCCGAAGGCGTGAGCAGCCCCGACCTGAAGTCGAAGCTCAGCGAGCTGAGCCAGCAGCGCGCCCAGTTTGCGTCCCAGCTCAGCCAGCAGGCCCAGCAGATCGGCATTAATACCGAAGACGGCAATACCCTGGAAGGCGTCGTGGCCGATGCCGCCGCCGCCGTACACCGCGGCTGGATCAACATCAAATCGGCCATTACGGGCCAGGACGACTCGGCCATTCTGGGCGAGTGCGAAACCGGCGACGCCACGGCCCTCTCGGCCTACGAAACGGCGCTGAAGTCGCAGGAAATTCCGGCCCAGGCCCGCACCGTCATCGAAAAGCAGCACAGCGAAATTCTGTCGGCCAAAAACTGGGTAACCCAGCAGAAAGGCAGCCGCTAG
- a CDS encoding exonuclease domain-containing protein, translating into MYAIIDLETTGGQPTQDRITEVAIFIHDGEKVVDQYSTLVNPGRPIPFFITQLTGITDDMVRDAPKFHEVARKIVELTEGCVFVAHNVRFDYSFMKKEFADLGYNYSRKTLCTVRLSRSLIPGQPSYSLGKLCQNIGIPLEGRHRAAGDAAATAVLFDRLLKISQQDEVLRNPTISAADTLASVDALAPVGRAPKGTAPAAAPAVKPAKQPSPKRVAAVQEAIRTALLPPNITPEKVAALPQEAGVYYFHNEQGEVIYVGKSINIYKRIQQHFAVDYKSRKSLEFKNSISDITWELTGSELVALLYESAEIKRMKPLYNRAQRRSVFPAGIFLRTDENGYKRLYYGKADDHAESHPLIALGNQYKAKGFLFHKVAKFNLCQKLCDLYKTTGSCFDYQVHRCKGACLGLEPAEEYNKRVEEAIESFTYEHGSFVVIGKGRRDDEQTVVVVEHGRYLGFGYVDSDFSARKLNDFKEVITRYNDNKDVQQIIRQYLRTKHKDKVKVFK; encoded by the coding sequence TTGTACGCCATCATTGACCTTGAAACTACCGGAGGGCAGCCCACGCAGGACCGCATCACGGAAGTAGCCATATTTATTCACGACGGCGAAAAGGTCGTTGACCAGTACAGTACGCTCGTTAATCCCGGGCGCCCCATCCCCTTTTTCATCACCCAGCTCACCGGCATCACCGACGACATGGTGCGCGACGCGCCCAAGTTTCACGAGGTGGCCCGCAAGATTGTGGAGCTGACCGAAGGCTGCGTATTCGTGGCCCACAACGTGCGCTTCGACTATTCCTTCATGAAAAAGGAGTTTGCCGACCTGGGCTACAACTACTCGCGCAAAACCCTGTGCACGGTGCGCCTGAGCCGTTCCCTGATTCCGGGCCAACCCAGCTACAGTTTGGGCAAGCTCTGTCAGAACATCGGTATTCCGCTGGAGGGCCGGCACCGGGCCGCCGGCGACGCCGCCGCCACGGCCGTCCTGTTTGACCGGCTGCTCAAAATCAGCCAGCAGGACGAGGTGCTGCGCAACCCCACCATTTCGGCCGCCGACACGCTGGCCTCGGTTGATGCGCTGGCGCCCGTGGGGCGCGCGCCGAAGGGCACCGCTCCGGCGGCCGCGCCAGCGGTGAAACCAGCCAAGCAGCCCAGCCCGAAGCGGGTAGCGGCCGTGCAGGAAGCCATTCGCACGGCCCTGCTCCCGCCCAACATCACCCCCGAGAAAGTGGCCGCCCTGCCCCAGGAAGCCGGGGTGTACTACTTCCACAACGAGCAGGGCGAGGTTATTTACGTCGGCAAGAGCATCAACATCTACAAGCGGATTCAGCAGCACTTCGCCGTCGATTACAAGTCGCGCAAGTCGCTGGAGTTCAAGAACAGCATCTCCGACATCACCTGGGAGCTGACCGGCTCGGAGCTGGTGGCGCTGCTCTACGAGTCGGCGGAAATCAAGCGGATGAAGCCGCTGTATAACCGGGCCCAGCGCCGCTCGGTGTTTCCGGCCGGCATCTTCCTGCGCACCGACGAAAACGGCTACAAGCGCCTGTATTACGGCAAAGCCGACGACCACGCCGAGTCGCACCCGCTCATTGCCCTGGGCAACCAGTACAAGGCCAAGGGTTTCCTGTTTCACAAGGTGGCCAAGTTCAACCTGTGCCAGAAGCTCTGCGACCTGTACAAAACCACCGGCTCCTGCTTCGACTACCAGGTGCACCGCTGCAAGGGCGCCTGCCTGGGTTTGGAGCCGGCCGAGGAATACAACAAGCGCGTGGAGGAAGCCATTGAGAGCTTCACCTACGAGCACGGCTCCTTCGTCGTGATTGGCAAAGGCCGGCGCGACGACGAGCAAACCGTGGTGGTGGTGGAGCACGGCCGCTACCTGGGCTTCGGCTACGTGGACTCCGACTTCTCGGCCCGCAAGCTCAACGACTTCAAGGAGGTCATTACCCGCTACAACGACAACAAGGACGTGCAGCAGATCATCCGGCAATACCTGCGCACCAAGCACAAGGACAAGGTGAAGGTATTCAAGTAG
- a CDS encoding DNA topoisomerase IB, with the protein MPTSAAPRPKTKKKHLAPQDEAHILYKDPARQAELAGLRYLSDTKPGLTRKAGRTGAFSYFDAKGEKVTDAKVLARLHGFVIPPAWTDVWIAPSANAHLQVTGRDAKGRKQYIYHPAWDQARSLTKFSRLRAFGEKLAELRQHMAQDLKRPQLDREKVVALVLTLMDQSFIRVGNKEYAKKNKSYGLTTLRDRHVQVAGDEVNFSFVGKKGVAHDVSLHNRKLARLVQKCKEIPGQHLFQYYAADGHRQELESGDVNEYLRTVTGLNLSAKDFRTWGGTVKMVECLEAVLEQEPDLPKEKVLKRAVKDVASGLGNTPTVCSKYYIHPQVVELFNSDKLIEYLRRHNADPQEHDLLTPTEHMVLDMLAEVERAK; encoded by the coding sequence ATGCCCACCTCCGCCGCTCCCCGCCCCAAAACCAAGAAAAAGCACCTGGCACCCCAGGATGAAGCCCACATCCTCTACAAAGACCCCGCCCGGCAGGCCGAGCTGGCCGGCCTGCGCTACCTCTCCGATACCAAGCCGGGCCTCACGCGCAAGGCCGGCCGCACCGGCGCCTTCAGCTACTTCGACGCCAAGGGCGAAAAGGTGACCGATGCCAAAGTGCTGGCCCGCCTCCACGGCTTCGTGATTCCGCCGGCCTGGACCGACGTCTGGATTGCGCCCTCGGCCAATGCCCATTTGCAGGTAACGGGCCGCGACGCCAAGGGCCGCAAGCAGTACATCTACCACCCCGCCTGGGACCAGGCCCGCAGCCTGACCAAGTTCAGTCGCCTGCGCGCCTTCGGCGAAAAGCTGGCCGAGCTGCGTCAGCACATGGCTCAGGATCTGAAACGCCCCCAGCTGGACCGGGAAAAAGTCGTGGCCCTGGTGCTGACCCTGATGGACCAGTCCTTTATCCGGGTCGGCAACAAGGAATACGCCAAGAAAAACAAGAGCTACGGCCTGACCACCCTGCGCGACCGGCACGTGCAGGTCGCCGGCGACGAAGTGAACTTCTCCTTCGTGGGCAAGAAGGGCGTGGCCCACGACGTGAGCCTGCACAACCGCAAGCTGGCCCGCCTGGTGCAGAAGTGCAAGGAAATACCCGGCCAGCACCTGTTTCAGTACTATGCGGCCGATGGGCACCGCCAGGAGCTGGAGTCGGGCGACGTGAACGAGTACCTGCGCACCGTCACGGGGCTGAACCTCTCGGCCAAGGACTTTCGCACCTGGGGCGGCACCGTGAAAATGGTGGAATGCCTGGAGGCCGTGCTGGAGCAGGAGCCCGATCTGCCCAAGGAAAAAGTGCTGAAGCGGGCCGTGAAAGACGTGGCCTCGGGCCTGGGCAACACGCCCACCGTGTGCAGCAAGTACTACATTCACCCGCAGGTGGTGGAGCTCTTCAACTCGGATAAGCTCATCGAGTACCTGCGCCGCCACAACGCCGACCCCCAGGAACACGACCTGCTCACGCCCACTGAGCACATGGTGCTGGATATGCTGGCCGAAGTCGAGCGGGCCAAGTAG
- a CDS encoding M48 family metalloprotease → MQRAFLKSLFLFSLVAGLGFTSSCSKDGDNILLFSVEDDKALGDKVAAQTDSMFRADPAKNGRLLERASNPQAYAALQVVVDRVLNSGKLAHRDDFTWDVKIVQKDDIQNAFATPGGHIYVYTGLIKYLDHEAELAGVLGHEIAHADRRHTSQLLQKQYGIDILLSLLLGDNPSQLAQIATGLGSLQFSRDYERDADDYSVVYLNGTQYSCDGAAGFFIKSQQEGAGGTPEFLSTHPNPENRVAAIQNKAKELNCQGKATNDANLNALKSVL, encoded by the coding sequence ATGCAGCGCGCATTCCTCAAATCTCTCTTCCTCTTCTCCCTGGTGGCCGGGCTGGGCTTTACCAGCTCCTGCTCCAAAGACGGCGACAATATCCTGCTCTTCTCGGTGGAGGACGACAAAGCCCTCGGCGACAAAGTAGCGGCCCAGACCGACTCGATGTTCCGGGCCGACCCGGCCAAAAACGGCCGCCTGCTGGAGCGCGCCAGCAACCCCCAGGCCTACGCCGCCCTACAGGTGGTCGTCGACCGGGTGCTGAACTCGGGCAAGCTGGCCCACCGCGACGACTTCACTTGGGACGTGAAAATCGTGCAGAAGGACGACATCCAGAACGCCTTTGCCACCCCCGGCGGCCACATCTACGTGTACACGGGCCTGATTAAGTACCTCGACCACGAAGCCGAGCTGGCCGGCGTGCTGGGCCACGAAATTGCCCACGCCGACCGGCGGCACACCTCCCAGCTGCTGCAGAAGCAGTACGGCATCGACATTCTGCTGAGCCTGCTGCTGGGCGACAACCCCAGCCAGCTGGCGCAGATAGCCACCGGCCTGGGCTCGTTGCAGTTCAGCCGCGACTATGAGCGCGACGCCGACGACTACTCGGTGGTCTACCTCAACGGCACCCAGTATTCCTGCGACGGCGCGGCCGGCTTCTTTATCAAGTCGCAGCAGGAAGGCGCGGGCGGCACGCCCGAGTTTTTGAGCACCCACCCCAACCCCGAAAACCGGGTAGCCGCCATTCAGAACAAAGCCAAGGAGCTGAACTGCCAGGGCAAAGCCACGAACGACGCCAACCTGAACGCACTGAAAAGCGTGCTGTAA
- a CDS encoding App1 family protein gives MAPFLNKLGDWAEKADDLILRARTRLGLLDPLQIVPYRSYGTPTRLYVKGRLLTDKGIGEPDPSDSRWHNLLDMYRRFESNEIAGAQLLVRPADASEHLVVTDEEGYFSLNLEPRQLPEPIDFMWYPVEVLLKAVPSPLALPAGLAAHAPVLIPPADAEYGIISDLDDTVIQTSATDMLRMARTVLLRNARSRLPFKGVAEFYRALQLGRNGKRNNPFFYVSSSPWNLYDLLEDFLNLNDIPPGPLLLRDFAVVRKSAQDTSEHHGHKLKEIDNILLTYPKLQFVLIGDSGQEDANIYREVVRRHPGRVLAIYIRDVLRPDRAALVERVSEELRGDKVEMLLVQDTVQAAEHAAKAGLIYTEAIPAVVEDKHKDETTE, from the coding sequence ATGGCTCCTTTTCTCAACAAACTCGGCGACTGGGCCGAAAAAGCCGACGACCTGATTCTGCGGGCCCGTACCCGGCTGGGTTTGCTCGACCCGCTCCAGATCGTTCCCTACCGCAGCTACGGCACGCCCACGCGCCTCTACGTGAAAGGCCGCCTGCTCACCGACAAAGGCATTGGCGAGCCCGACCCCAGCGACTCGCGCTGGCACAACCTGCTTGACATGTACCGTCGCTTCGAAAGCAACGAAATTGCCGGCGCCCAGCTGCTGGTGCGCCCAGCCGATGCGTCCGAGCACTTGGTCGTGACCGACGAGGAAGGGTATTTCAGCCTCAACCTGGAGCCCCGGCAGCTGCCCGAGCCCATCGACTTTATGTGGTACCCGGTCGAAGTGCTGCTCAAGGCCGTGCCCAGTCCGCTGGCCCTGCCCGCCGGCCTGGCCGCCCACGCCCCGGTGCTGATACCGCCGGCCGATGCCGAATATGGCATTATCAGCGACCTGGACGACACCGTTATCCAGACCTCGGCCACCGACATGCTGCGGATGGCCCGCACGGTGCTGCTGCGCAATGCCCGCTCCCGCCTGCCCTTCAAGGGCGTGGCCGAGTTTTACCGGGCCCTGCAGCTGGGCCGCAACGGCAAGCGCAACAACCCGTTTTTCTACGTCAGCAGCAGCCCCTGGAACCTCTACGACCTGCTCGAGGACTTCCTCAACCTCAACGACATTCCGCCCGGCCCGCTGCTGCTGCGCGACTTCGCCGTGGTGCGCAAGTCGGCCCAGGACACCTCGGAGCACCACGGGCACAAGCTCAAGGAAATCGACAACATCCTGCTGACCTACCCCAAGCTACAATTCGTGCTCATCGGCGACAGTGGGCAGGAAGACGCCAACATCTACCGCGAAGTGGTGCGCCGCCATCCGGGCCGCGTGCTGGCCATCTACATCCGCGACGTGCTGCGCCCCGACCGGGCCGCGCTGGTGGAGCGCGTCTCGGAAGAGCTGCGCGGCGACAAGGTGGAAATGCTGCTGGTGCAGGACACGGTGCAGGCCGCCGAGCACGCCGCCAAGGCCGGCCTGATTTACACCGAAGCCATTCCGGCCGTAGTCGAGGACAAGCACAAAGACGAAACCACTGAATAA
- a CDS encoding YybH family protein yields MKNVLVATSCSLLLSACATVRPAATRATIQQVLATQTAAWNRGDVAGFMQGYWQSDSLVFIGKRGLTYGWQPTLDNYRRSYPDAAAMGQLTFSNLRITPDGPETAHVVGRWHLARPAAGDLEGHFLLVFRRLQGQWVIVADHSS; encoded by the coding sequence ATGAAAAACGTTCTTGTTGCCACCAGCTGTAGTCTGCTGCTCAGTGCCTGCGCTACCGTGCGCCCCGCGGCTACCCGTGCTACCATTCAGCAGGTGCTGGCCACCCAAACGGCCGCCTGGAACCGCGGCGACGTGGCCGGCTTCATGCAGGGCTACTGGCAGTCCGACTCGCTGGTGTTCATCGGCAAGCGGGGCCTGACCTACGGCTGGCAGCCCACCCTGGACAACTACCGCCGCAGCTACCCCGATGCCGCCGCCATGGGCCAGCTCACGTTTTCTAACCTGCGCATTACGCCCGACGGCCCCGAAACGGCGCACGTCGTGGGCCGCTGGCACCTGGCCCGCCCCGCCGCCGGCGACCTGGAAGGCCATTTTCTGCTCGTCTTCCGCCGCCTCCAGGGCCAGTGGGTCATCGTCGCCGACCACTCCAGTTAA
- the mtgA gene encoding monofunctional biosynthetic peptidoglycan transglycosylase, with the protein MTTYQRYWQQAWRVALQVAAALFLASIAWVLVYRWVAPPATWLMLERRAHAPVGKGYYGIREQERQVSYDFKGLDEVSPHVPLALIAAEDQLFLKHHGFDFNAMQRAVKVNWDGKKLVGGSTISQQVAKNVFLWHGRSYVRKAAEAYFTMLIELLWNKRRIMEMYLSVAEMGDCTFGVEAASQRYFHKPASQVTPAEAALLAGVLPNPLRFRASNPGPAARAKQRRVMRNMRRLGGTTYVRELIED; encoded by the coding sequence GTGACAACATATCAACGGTATTGGCAGCAGGCCTGGCGGGTCGCCTTGCAGGTGGCCGCCGCCTTATTTCTGGCCTCCATTGCCTGGGTGCTGGTGTACCGCTGGGTGGCCCCGCCCGCTACCTGGCTGATGCTGGAGCGCCGCGCCCACGCCCCGGTGGGCAAGGGCTACTACGGCATCCGGGAGCAGGAGCGCCAGGTCAGCTACGACTTCAAGGGCCTCGACGAGGTGTCGCCCCACGTGCCGCTGGCGTTGATTGCGGCCGAAGACCAGCTGTTTCTCAAGCACCACGGCTTCGACTTCAACGCCATGCAGCGCGCCGTGAAAGTGAACTGGGACGGCAAGAAGCTGGTGGGCGGCAGCACGATTTCGCAGCAGGTCGCCAAAAACGTGTTTCTCTGGCACGGCCGCAGCTACGTGCGCAAGGCCGCCGAAGCCTACTTCACCATGCTCATCGAACTGCTCTGGAACAAGCGCCGCATCATGGAAATGTACTTGAGCGTGGCCGAAATGGGCGACTGCACTTTCGGGGTGGAGGCGGCTTCCCAGCGCTACTTTCACAAGCCGGCCAGCCAGGTAACGCCGGCCGAAGCGGCTTTGCTGGCCGGCGTGCTGCCCAACCCGCTCCGGTTTCGGGCCAGCAACCCCGGCCCCGCGGCCCGCGCCAAGCAGCGACGCGTGATGCGCAACATGCGCCGCCTGGGTGGCACCACCTACGTGCGGGAATTGATTGAAGATTAA
- a CDS encoding LON peptidase substrate-binding domain-containing protein, with protein sequence MSRLLALFPLNLVVFPGEKLNLHIFEPRYRQLVQDCVASDITFGIPPYLNEGVSDLGTEMRLLGIDKQYDNGELDIRTKAVGVFRIREFYRQAPGKLYAAGTIDDVADDPEQDPELKARITEYVQQLYTALGLRKLFVDLPAAYRVYDIAHNLGLSTEQEYQLLEATSELERQQLVLEHLERILPVIIEAERLKDRARLNGHFKNLTPPNF encoded by the coding sequence ATGTCGCGCCTATTAGCCCTGTTTCCGCTGAACCTCGTGGTTTTTCCCGGTGAAAAACTCAACCTCCACATCTTTGAGCCCCGCTACCGCCAGTTGGTGCAGGACTGCGTGGCCTCGGATATCACCTTTGGTATTCCGCCCTACCTGAACGAGGGCGTCAGTGATTTGGGCACCGAAATGCGCCTGCTCGGCATCGACAAGCAGTACGACAACGGGGAACTGGACATTCGCACCAAAGCCGTGGGCGTGTTTCGGATCCGGGAATTTTACCGGCAGGCCCCCGGCAAGCTCTACGCCGCGGGCACCATCGACGACGTGGCCGACGACCCCGAGCAGGATCCGGAGCTGAAGGCGCGCATTACGGAATACGTGCAGCAGCTTTACACGGCCCTGGGGCTGCGCAAGCTGTTCGTGGATTTGCCCGCGGCCTACCGCGTCTACGACATTGCCCACAACCTGGGCCTCTCGACCGAGCAGGAATACCAGCTGCTGGAGGCTACCAGCGAGCTGGAGCGCCAGCAGCTGGTGCTGGAGCATCTGGAGCGGATTCTGCCCGTCATCATCGAGGCCGAGCGGCTCAAAGACCGCGCCCGGCTCAACGGGCACTTCAAGAACCTGACGCCGCCCAACTTTTAG